Proteins encoded within one genomic window of Mesobacillus subterraneus:
- the pknB gene encoding Stk1 family PASTA domain-containing Ser/Thr kinase, whose translation MIIGKRISGRYKIKDMIGGGGMANVYLAHDMILDRDVAVKMLRLDFANDDEFIRRFHREAQSATSLAHPNIVSIYDVGEEDGLYYIVMEYVGGQTLKQYIQQHAPVPVEEALDIMKQLTSAISNAHHNHIVHRDIKPHNILIDSSGTVKITDFGIAMALSATSITQTNSVLGSVHYLSPEQARGGMANKKSDIYSIGIVMFELLTGRLPFSGESAVSIALKHLQSETPSLKRWNPQIPQSVENIVLKATAKDPFHRYDNVDEMEDDLRTALDSKRLNEGKFVIPEDHDATKAIPIITNDRPYHNLDETIVRKDAPAAQEPNGKPEKKKKKKWPIIMTVLFLLILTAGIVMVTMGPDIFGPKEKEVPDVSGMEVEEAVAELKSVGFIIGDKKEISDDEVEEGNVIRTNPKAGKMIKEGNEIDLYISTGKEAMELADYTGRNYDDVYALLEGKGFKDIVKNEEHDDSEAGTILEQNPSDGESVIPEETTLEFTVSKGPELVTLRDLKGYNQGNLDVYEETTGLIIERTEAFHDTVQAGSVISQKPEAGTQLPPGSKVSVVISKGKERVPKEKTLEILVPYQPTEEGVPQEIKIYMTDLNHNGETPIDTIEITDDTTVSLEFLIAPDKKAEYRIMRDGEIFDSGSVDYPED comes from the coding sequence ATGATTATCGGAAAAAGAATCAGCGGGCGTTATAAGATCAAGGATATGATTGGCGGCGGAGGCATGGCGAATGTCTACCTTGCCCATGATATGATTCTCGACAGGGATGTAGCAGTCAAGATGCTTCGTCTCGATTTTGCCAATGATGATGAATTCATTCGCAGGTTCCACAGAGAAGCTCAATCTGCAACGAGCCTTGCCCATCCGAATATCGTCAGCATCTATGATGTCGGTGAAGAAGACGGGCTATACTATATTGTGATGGAATATGTCGGTGGACAGACGTTGAAGCAGTACATACAGCAACATGCACCTGTTCCTGTTGAAGAGGCCTTGGACATCATGAAACAGCTTACTTCAGCCATTTCAAATGCCCACCATAACCATATAGTCCACCGGGATATCAAGCCCCACAATATCTTGATCGATAGCAGCGGTACAGTGAAAATTACCGATTTCGGGATTGCGATGGCTTTGAGTGCAACCAGTATTACTCAAACGAATTCAGTGCTGGGATCTGTTCATTACCTTTCACCTGAACAAGCAAGAGGCGGCATGGCAAATAAGAAATCGGATATTTATTCGATTGGGATAGTCATGTTCGAGTTGCTCACCGGCAGGCTGCCATTTTCAGGTGAATCCGCTGTATCCATTGCTCTGAAACATTTGCAGTCTGAAACTCCTTCATTAAAAAGGTGGAATCCGCAAATTCCTCAAAGCGTTGAGAATATTGTCCTCAAGGCAACTGCGAAGGATCCATTCCATCGCTATGATAATGTCGATGAAATGGAAGATGATTTGCGGACAGCTCTTGACTCTAAACGCTTGAATGAAGGAAAGTTCGTCATACCGGAAGACCATGATGCAACAAAAGCGATACCAATCATAACGAATGACCGACCTTATCATAATCTTGATGAAACAATCGTACGGAAAGATGCTCCTGCCGCACAGGAACCAAATGGAAAGCCTGAAAAAAAGAAGAAAAAGAAATGGCCAATTATCATGACGGTTTTGTTTTTGCTGATCCTGACTGCGGGAATAGTAATGGTGACAATGGGTCCTGACATATTCGGGCCGAAGGAAAAGGAAGTGCCTGATGTTAGTGGCATGGAAGTAGAAGAAGCAGTCGCTGAGCTTAAGTCTGTTGGGTTTATCATTGGAGATAAGAAAGAAATCAGTGATGATGAAGTCGAAGAGGGTAATGTTATCCGCACTAATCCTAAAGCAGGAAAGATGATCAAAGAAGGCAATGAAATCGACTTATACATCAGTACAGGTAAAGAAGCTATGGAATTAGCTGATTATACCGGCAGGAATTACGATGATGTATACGCACTCCTGGAAGGAAAAGGTTTCAAGGATATCGTAAAAAACGAAGAGCATGACGATAGTGAAGCGGGTACCATCCTTGAGCAAAATCCATCTGATGGTGAATCCGTCATTCCTGAGGAGACAACTTTGGAGTTTACGGTTAGCAAGGGACCTGAATTGGTGACGTTGCGTGATCTAAAAGGATACAACCAAGGTAACCTCGATGTATATGAAGAAACCACTGGCCTGATCATTGAGAGAACTGAGGCTTTTCATGATACGGTGCAAGCCGGGTCGGTCATTTCCCAAAAACCTGAAGCAGGTACTCAACTGCCTCCAGGGAGTAAGGTAAGTGTTGTTATTTCGAAAGGAAAGGAACGAGTTCCTAAAGAAAAAACACTAGAAATTCTCGTACCATATCAGCCTACAGAAGAAGGAGTTCCACAGGAAATCAAGATTTACATGACCGACTTAAACCATAATGGAGAAACTCCTATAGACACTATTGAAATTACAGATGACACTACTGTAAGCCTTGAATTTTTAATCGCTCCTGATAAAAAGGCTGAATATAGAATCATGCGAGATGGAGAAATTTTTGATAGTGGCAGCGTTGATTATCCAGAAGACTAA
- a CDS encoding Stp1/IreP family PP2C-type Ser/Thr phosphatase, with product MKAVFMTDRGKVRLHNEDNGGIFVNPHGQRLAIVADGMGGHRAGDVASEMTTNHLKNLWESSSQIHTAEEAEKWMNEAVLQVNKEIFEHSMKNTECEGMGTTIVAAICTNLFATIVNIGDSRCYLLNESGFKQLTEDHSLVNELVRSGQISREDAEHHPRKNVLLRALGTEESVEMDVKTIIFEEEDALLLCSDGLSNKVSQEEMESVITNKEMSLEDKAAEFIKRANQNGGEDNITLAIVEYQEFNEGR from the coding sequence ATGAAAGCTGTTTTCATGACAGACAGGGGAAAAGTCCGCCTGCATAATGAAGACAATGGAGGCATCTTTGTTAATCCTCACGGTCAGCGCCTTGCCATCGTAGCAGATGGCATGGGCGGCCACCGTGCAGGGGATGTTGCCAGTGAAATGACAACCAATCATTTAAAAAATCTATGGGAAAGTTCATCACAGATACATACAGCAGAAGAAGCAGAAAAATGGATGAATGAAGCGGTTTTGCAAGTTAACAAGGAAATATTCGAGCACTCTATGAAAAACACCGAATGTGAAGGCATGGGCACGACGATCGTCGCAGCCATTTGTACGAATCTGTTCGCAACCATCGTAAATATAGGGGACAGTCGTTGTTATTTATTAAACGAATCGGGATTCAAACAGCTGACTGAGGATCACTCTCTTGTTAACGAACTCGTTCGTTCTGGTCAAATTTCCAGAGAAGATGCAGAGCATCACCCGCGGAAAAATGTCCTTCTAAGAGCGCTCGGAACTGAAGAGTCGGTTGAAATGGACGTGAAAACAATCATCTTTGAAGAGGAAGATGCATTGCTGCTTTGTTCAGATGGTCTTTCCAATAAAGTAAGCCAGGAAGAAATGGAAAGTGTCATAACTAATAAAGAAATGTCCCTTGAAGATAAGGCAGCAGAATTTATCAAAAGGGCGAACCAAAATGGCGGCGAAGATAATATTACTCTTGCAATCGTCGAATACCAGGAATTCAACGAGGGCAGGTGA
- the rlmN gene encoding 23S rRNA (adenine(2503)-C(2))-methyltransferase RlmN: MEQEKTTRNAAAEETAKKSIYSLQLDELKDWLKDQGEKPFRAEQVFDWLYKKRAVSFEDMSNLSKTLRDKLEEHFVLTTLDTIIQQTSSDGTIKFLFEMHDGKSIETVLMRHEYGNSVCVTTQVGCRIGCTFCASTLGGLKRNLEAGEIVAQVVKVQQALDETDERVSSIVIMGIGEPFDNYDNMLSFLKIVNHEKGLNIGARHITVSTSGIIPKIYQFADENMQINFAISLHAPNSELRSRLMPINRAYKLPDLMDSVRYYVNKTGRRISFEYGLFGGVNDQVEHAEELADLVKGIKCHINLIPVNYVPERDYVRTPKSQIFKFERTLRDRGVNVTIRREQGHDIEAACGQLRAKERKEETR, encoded by the coding sequence ATGGAACAAGAAAAAACAACAAGAAATGCAGCAGCAGAAGAGACAGCTAAAAAGTCCATTTATTCCCTTCAGCTTGATGAACTGAAGGACTGGCTGAAGGATCAAGGAGAAAAACCATTCAGGGCAGAACAAGTATTTGACTGGCTTTATAAAAAAAGAGCAGTTTCTTTTGAGGATATGTCCAACCTCTCAAAGACTTTAAGGGACAAGCTTGAAGAGCATTTCGTATTGACTACACTCGATACAATTATTCAGCAGACATCATCAGATGGAACGATCAAGTTCCTATTCGAAATGCATGATGGCAAGTCCATTGAAACCGTACTTATGAGGCATGAGTATGGAAACTCTGTTTGTGTAACCACACAGGTTGGCTGCAGGATTGGCTGCACTTTTTGTGCTTCAACACTTGGCGGTTTAAAAAGGAACCTGGAAGCAGGAGAAATCGTTGCCCAGGTCGTAAAAGTACAACAGGCACTTGATGAAACAGATGAAAGAGTCAGTTCCATTGTCATCATGGGAATCGGTGAACCATTTGATAACTATGACAATATGCTTTCTTTCCTGAAGATCGTCAACCATGAAAAAGGCTTGAATATCGGCGCGCGTCATATTACGGTATCAACAAGCGGAATCATCCCGAAAATTTATCAGTTTGCTGATGAGAATATGCAAATCAACTTTGCAATTTCGCTGCACGCTCCGAATAGCGAACTGCGCAGCAGGCTGATGCCGATCAACCGAGCATATAAGCTTCCAGACCTGATGGATTCAGTCCGCTATTATGTGAACAAGACAGGACGGCGAATCAGCTTTGAATATGGTCTTTTTGGCGGAGTGAATGACCAGGTTGAGCATGCGGAGGAGCTGGCGGATCTGGTTAAGGGCATTAAGTGCCATATTAACCTTATCCCGGTCAACTATGTACCTGAACGTGATTACGTAAGGACACCAAAGAGCCAGATCTTCAAGTTTGAGCGTACACTTCGCGACCGTGGAGTGAATGTGACAATAAGAAGAGAACAAGGGCATGATATTGAAGCAGCTTGCGGACAACTTCGGGCGAAAGAAAGAAAAGAAGAGACGAGGTGA